From a region of the Anomalospiza imberbis isolate Cuckoo-Finch-1a 21T00152 chromosome 3, ASM3175350v1, whole genome shotgun sequence genome:
- the FIG4 gene encoding polyphosphoinositide phosphatase isoform X3 — MPVAAAAPLISSVQKLVLYETRARYFLVGSNPAETKYRVLKIDRTEPKDLVIIDDKHVYTQQEVRELLGRLDLGNRTKMGQKGPSGLSRAVSAFGIVGFVRFLEGYYIVLITKRRKMADIGGHAIYKIEDTNMIYIPNDSVRVSHPDEARYLRIFQNVDLSSNFYFSYSYDLSHSLQYNLTVLRMPLEILKTETTQTRQESFDIFEDEGLSTQGGSGVFGICSKPYEKYVWNAKLLEAVRSAVHRDWLLYIINGFCGQSKLLIYGRPIYVTLIARRSSKFAGTRFLKRGANCEGDVANEVETEQILYDASVMSFSAGSYSSYVQVRGSVPLYWSQDISTMMPKPPITLDQADPYAHVAALHFDQMLQRFGSPIIILNLVKEREKRKHERILSEELVAAVTYLNQFLPPEHAIIYIPWDMAKYTKSKLCNVLDRLNVIAESVVKKTGFFVNRPDSYCSILRPDEKWNELGGCVVSTGRLQTGVLRTNCVDCLDRTNTAQFMVGKCALAYQLYSLGLIDKPNLQFDTDAVRLFEELYEDHGDTLSLQYGGSQLVHRVKTYRKIAPWTQHSKDIMQTLSRYYSNAFSDADRQDSINLFLGVFKPAEGKPHLWELPTDFYLHHKNTLSLSQTRQSYTYWWTTGVLKHLPLPFDEVTCAENRRKLTVKKFHKYDEEIDIHNEFFRPYELSSFDETFCLAMTNSTRDFMPKNVGIDPSPFTVRKPDETGKSVLGNKNNREETVLQRKTAASAPPPPSEEAVSSSSEDDSGTDKEDEGAVSQRSTPVKVTDTGDNTKITENVVQSTKDVYGVNLSDIPSEDDLAIYARFVQLGQSQHKQDKGSQQFCSRRPLDKVINLIPISSFSQDNIYEVQPPRADRKSIEIFHAHIQAGRGNMQPLGRDDFLMYREYIRNRYM; from the exons CGGTATTTTCTAGTTGGAAGTAATCCTGCAGAAACCAAATACCGTGTTTTGAAAATAGATCGCACTGAACCAAAGGATTTGGTTATAATTGATGATAAG catgTTTATACACAACAAGAGGTGAGGGAACTTCTTGGTCGTTTAGACCTGGGAAACAGAACAAAGATGGGGCAGAAGGGCCCTTCTGGGTTATCTCGAGCTGTCTCTGCTTTTGGTATAGTTG GTTTTGTCAGGTTTTTAGAAGGCTATTACATTGTGTTaataacaaaaagaagaaaaatggcaGATATTGGTGGTCATGCAATATATAAAATAGAAGATACAAATATGATCTACATTCCAAATGACTCTGTAAGAGTCAGTCATCCTGATGAGGCCAG GTATCTGAGAATCTTTCAAAATGTGGACCTTTCTAGCAACTTCTATTTTAG TTACAGCTATGATCTATCTCACTCCCTTCAGTATAATCTTACTGTCCTGAGAATGCCACTTGAGAtattaaaaactgaaacaaCCCAGACCCGGCAAGAGAGTTTTGATATATTTGAAGATGAAGGACTTTCAACACAGGGAGGAAGTG GTGTATTTGGGATTTGCAGTAAGCCTTACGAAAAGTACGTGTGGAATGCCAAGCTTCTGGAAGCAGTGAGAAGTGCTGTTCATCGTGACTGGCTGCTGTATATTATAAATGGATTCTGTGGGCAATCAA AACTATTAATATATGGCCGCCCTATATATGTCACTCTGATAGCCAGAAGATCAAGCAAATTTGCTGGAACTCGTTTTCTGAAACGAGGAGCAAACTGTGAG GGAGATGTTGCTAATGAAGTGGAAACTGAACAGATACTTTATGATGCTTCAGTTATGTCATTTTCTGCGGGGAGTTATTCTTCCTATGTTCAGGTTCGAGGGTCTGTCCCTCTGTACTGGTCTCAAGATATTTCAACTATGATGCCTAAGCCACCCATAACAC TGGACCAAGCAGATCCTTATGCACACGTTGCTGCTCTTCACTTTGACCAAATGCTTCAGAGATTTGGCTCTCCCATTATTATATTGAATCTTGTGAAG GAACgtgaaaaaagaaagcatgaaAGGATTCTCAGTGAAGAACTTGTTGCTGCTGTGACATACCTCAACCAGTTCTTACCCCCAGAGCATGCAATTATATATATACCTTGGGATATGGCCAAATACACTAAAAG cAAACTTTGCAATGTCCTTGACAGACTGAATGTGATTGCAGAAAGTGTAGTGAAGAAGACTGGATTTTTTGTAAATCGACCTGATTCCTACTGCAGTATCTTGCGTCCAGATGAAAA gTGGAATGAACTGGGAGGTTGTGTTGTTTCCACTGGTCGCTTGCAG ACTGGAGTCCTTCGAACCAACTGTGTGGACTGTTTAGATCGCACTAACACAGCCCAGTTTATGGTGGGGAAATGTGCTTTGGCCTACCAATTGTATTCATTGGGATTGATTGATAAACCAAATTTGCAATTTGATACAGATGCTGTAAG ATTATTTGAGGAATTATATGAAGATCATGGGGACACTCTTTCTCTGCAGTACGGAGGCTCTCAGCTTGTCCACAGAGTAAAAACTTACAGAAAGATTGCTCCATGGACTCAGCATTCCAAAGATATTATGCAAACACTCTCAAGATACTACAGTAATGCTTTCTCAG ATGCGGACAGACAAGATTCTATCAATCTCTTTCTGGGAGTGTTCaagcctgcagaaggaaagcCACATCTCTGGGAACTTCCCactgatttttatttgcatCACAAGAACACCCTCAGTCTGTCACAGACCAGGCAAAg CTATACTTACTGGTGGACCACAGGTGTGCTAAAGCATTTGCCTCTTCCTTTTGATGAAG tGACATGTGCTGAAAACAGACGCAAGTTGACAGTGAAGAAATTCCACAAATATGACGAGGAAATTGATATCCACAATGAGTTTTTTAGGCCATATGAGTTGAGCAGTTTTGATGAGACCTTCTGCTTGGCAATGACCAATTCTACACG AGATTTTATGCCTAAGAATGTGGGAATTGATCCAAGTCCATTCACTGTTCGTAAACCTGATGAAACTGGAAAATCTGTGTTGGG GAACAAAAATAATAGAGAAGAAACTGTGCTGCAGCGCAAAACAGCTGCTAGTGCTCCTCCACCCCCAAGCGAGGAAGCAGTGTCAAGTAGTTCTGAAGATGATTCTGGGACAGATAAAGAAGATGAAGGTGCTGTTTCTCAACGTTCAACTCCAGTAAAGGTGACTGATACAGGAGACAATACAAAAATCACAGAG AATGTAGTGCAATCAACAAAAGATGTGTATGGAGTCAATCTCTCAGATATCCCTTCAGAAGATGATCTTGCAATATATGCAAG GTTTGTTCAGCTGGGACAGAGTCAGCATAAACAAGACAAGGGCAGCCAGCAATTTTGTTCAAGGCGGCCCTTGGATAAGGTCATAAATTT
- the FIG4 gene encoding polyphosphoinositide phosphatase isoform X4, with amino-acid sequence MITRATGERYTYRFDFGMNPPFWMGGFWINDHKLVYLKRYFLVGSNPAETKYRVLKIDRTEPKDLVIIDDKHVYTQQEVRELLGRLDLGNRTKMGQKGPSGLSRAVSAFGIVGFVRFLEGYYIVLITKRRKMADIGGHAIYKIEDTNMIYIPNDSVRVSHPDEARYLRIFQNVDLSSNFYFSYSYDLSHSLQYNLTVLRMPLEILKTETTQTRQESFDIFEDEGLSTQGGSGVFGICSKPYEKYVWNAKLLEAVRSAVHRDWLLYIINGFCGQSKLLIYGRPIYVTLIARRSSKFAGTRFLKRGANCEGDVANEVETEQILYDASVMSFSAGSYSSYVQVRGSVPLYWSQDISTMMPKPPITLDQADPYAHVAALHFDQMLQRFGSPIIILNLVKEREKRKHERILSEELVAAVTYLNQFLPPEHAIIYIPWDMAKYTKSKLCNVLDRLNVIAESVVKKTGFFVNRPDSYCSILRPDEKWNELGGCVVSTGRLQTGVLRTNCVDCLDRTNTAQFMVGKCALAYQLYSLGLIDKPNLQFDTDAVRLFEELYEDHGDTLSLQYGGSQLVHRVKTYRKIAPWTQHSKDIMQTLSRYYSNAFSDADRQDSINLFLGVFKPAEGKPHLWELPTDFYLHHKNTLSLSQTRQSYTYWWTTGVLKHLPLPFDEVTCAENRRKLTVKKFHKYDEEIDIHNEFFRPYELSSFDETFCLAMTNSTRDFMPKNVGIDPSPFTVRKPDETGKSVLGCGKGFK; translated from the exons CGGTATTTTCTAGTTGGAAGTAATCCTGCAGAAACCAAATACCGTGTTTTGAAAATAGATCGCACTGAACCAAAGGATTTGGTTATAATTGATGATAAG catgTTTATACACAACAAGAGGTGAGGGAACTTCTTGGTCGTTTAGACCTGGGAAACAGAACAAAGATGGGGCAGAAGGGCCCTTCTGGGTTATCTCGAGCTGTCTCTGCTTTTGGTATAGTTG GTTTTGTCAGGTTTTTAGAAGGCTATTACATTGTGTTaataacaaaaagaagaaaaatggcaGATATTGGTGGTCATGCAATATATAAAATAGAAGATACAAATATGATCTACATTCCAAATGACTCTGTAAGAGTCAGTCATCCTGATGAGGCCAG GTATCTGAGAATCTTTCAAAATGTGGACCTTTCTAGCAACTTCTATTTTAG TTACAGCTATGATCTATCTCACTCCCTTCAGTATAATCTTACTGTCCTGAGAATGCCACTTGAGAtattaaaaactgaaacaaCCCAGACCCGGCAAGAGAGTTTTGATATATTTGAAGATGAAGGACTTTCAACACAGGGAGGAAGTG GTGTATTTGGGATTTGCAGTAAGCCTTACGAAAAGTACGTGTGGAATGCCAAGCTTCTGGAAGCAGTGAGAAGTGCTGTTCATCGTGACTGGCTGCTGTATATTATAAATGGATTCTGTGGGCAATCAA AACTATTAATATATGGCCGCCCTATATATGTCACTCTGATAGCCAGAAGATCAAGCAAATTTGCTGGAACTCGTTTTCTGAAACGAGGAGCAAACTGTGAG GGAGATGTTGCTAATGAAGTGGAAACTGAACAGATACTTTATGATGCTTCAGTTATGTCATTTTCTGCGGGGAGTTATTCTTCCTATGTTCAGGTTCGAGGGTCTGTCCCTCTGTACTGGTCTCAAGATATTTCAACTATGATGCCTAAGCCACCCATAACAC TGGACCAAGCAGATCCTTATGCACACGTTGCTGCTCTTCACTTTGACCAAATGCTTCAGAGATTTGGCTCTCCCATTATTATATTGAATCTTGTGAAG GAACgtgaaaaaagaaagcatgaaAGGATTCTCAGTGAAGAACTTGTTGCTGCTGTGACATACCTCAACCAGTTCTTACCCCCAGAGCATGCAATTATATATATACCTTGGGATATGGCCAAATACACTAAAAG cAAACTTTGCAATGTCCTTGACAGACTGAATGTGATTGCAGAAAGTGTAGTGAAGAAGACTGGATTTTTTGTAAATCGACCTGATTCCTACTGCAGTATCTTGCGTCCAGATGAAAA gTGGAATGAACTGGGAGGTTGTGTTGTTTCCACTGGTCGCTTGCAG ACTGGAGTCCTTCGAACCAACTGTGTGGACTGTTTAGATCGCACTAACACAGCCCAGTTTATGGTGGGGAAATGTGCTTTGGCCTACCAATTGTATTCATTGGGATTGATTGATAAACCAAATTTGCAATTTGATACAGATGCTGTAAG ATTATTTGAGGAATTATATGAAGATCATGGGGACACTCTTTCTCTGCAGTACGGAGGCTCTCAGCTTGTCCACAGAGTAAAAACTTACAGAAAGATTGCTCCATGGACTCAGCATTCCAAAGATATTATGCAAACACTCTCAAGATACTACAGTAATGCTTTCTCAG ATGCGGACAGACAAGATTCTATCAATCTCTTTCTGGGAGTGTTCaagcctgcagaaggaaagcCACATCTCTGGGAACTTCCCactgatttttatttgcatCACAAGAACACCCTCAGTCTGTCACAGACCAGGCAAAg CTATACTTACTGGTGGACCACAGGTGTGCTAAAGCATTTGCCTCTTCCTTTTGATGAAG tGACATGTGCTGAAAACAGACGCAAGTTGACAGTGAAGAAATTCCACAAATATGACGAGGAAATTGATATCCACAATGAGTTTTTTAGGCCATATGAGTTGAGCAGTTTTGATGAGACCTTCTGCTTGGCAATGACCAATTCTACACG AGATTTTATGCCTAAGAATGTGGGAATTGATCCAAGTCCATTCACTGTTCGTAAACCTGATGAAACTGGAAAATCTGTGTTGGG ttGTGGGAAGGGATTTAAGTAA
- the FIG4 gene encoding polyphosphoinositide phosphatase isoform X2 has product MPHSEQCFVRFLEGYYIVLITKRRKMADIGGHAIYKIEDTNMIYIPNDSVRVSHPDEARYLRIFQNVDLSSNFYFSYSYDLSHSLQYNLTVLRMPLEILKTETTQTRQESFDIFEDEGLSTQGGSGVFGICSKPYEKYVWNAKLLEAVRSAVHRDWLLYIINGFCGQSKLLIYGRPIYVTLIARRSSKFAGTRFLKRGANCEGDVANEVETEQILYDASVMSFSAGSYSSYVQVRGSVPLYWSQDISTMMPKPPITLDQADPYAHVAALHFDQMLQRFGSPIIILNLVKEREKRKHERILSEELVAAVTYLNQFLPPEHAIIYIPWDMAKYTKSKLCNVLDRLNVIAESVVKKTGFFVNRPDSYCSILRPDEKWNELGGCVVSTGRLQTGVLRTNCVDCLDRTNTAQFMVGKCALAYQLYSLGLIDKPNLQFDTDAVRLFEELYEDHGDTLSLQYGGSQLVHRVKTYRKIAPWTQHSKDIMQTLSRYYSNAFSDADRQDSINLFLGVFKPAEGKPHLWELPTDFYLHHKNTLSLSQTRQSYTYWWTTGVLKHLPLPFDEVTCAENRRKLTVKKFHKYDEEIDIHNEFFRPYELSSFDETFCLAMTNSTRDFMPKNVGIDPSPFTVRKPDETGKSVLGNKNNREETVLQRKTAASAPPPPSEEAVSSSSEDDSGTDKEDEGAVSQRSTPVKVTDTGDNTKITENVVQSTKDVYGVNLSDIPSEDDLAIYARFVQLGQSQHKQDKGSQQFCSRRPLDKVINLIPISSFSQDNIYEVQPPRADRKSIEIFHAHIQAGRGNMQPLGRDDFLMYREYIRNRYM; this is encoded by the exons ATGCCTCACTCTGAACAAT GTTTTGTCAGGTTTTTAGAAGGCTATTACATTGTGTTaataacaaaaagaagaaaaatggcaGATATTGGTGGTCATGCAATATATAAAATAGAAGATACAAATATGATCTACATTCCAAATGACTCTGTAAGAGTCAGTCATCCTGATGAGGCCAG GTATCTGAGAATCTTTCAAAATGTGGACCTTTCTAGCAACTTCTATTTTAG TTACAGCTATGATCTATCTCACTCCCTTCAGTATAATCTTACTGTCCTGAGAATGCCACTTGAGAtattaaaaactgaaacaaCCCAGACCCGGCAAGAGAGTTTTGATATATTTGAAGATGAAGGACTTTCAACACAGGGAGGAAGTG GTGTATTTGGGATTTGCAGTAAGCCTTACGAAAAGTACGTGTGGAATGCCAAGCTTCTGGAAGCAGTGAGAAGTGCTGTTCATCGTGACTGGCTGCTGTATATTATAAATGGATTCTGTGGGCAATCAA AACTATTAATATATGGCCGCCCTATATATGTCACTCTGATAGCCAGAAGATCAAGCAAATTTGCTGGAACTCGTTTTCTGAAACGAGGAGCAAACTGTGAG GGAGATGTTGCTAATGAAGTGGAAACTGAACAGATACTTTATGATGCTTCAGTTATGTCATTTTCTGCGGGGAGTTATTCTTCCTATGTTCAGGTTCGAGGGTCTGTCCCTCTGTACTGGTCTCAAGATATTTCAACTATGATGCCTAAGCCACCCATAACAC TGGACCAAGCAGATCCTTATGCACACGTTGCTGCTCTTCACTTTGACCAAATGCTTCAGAGATTTGGCTCTCCCATTATTATATTGAATCTTGTGAAG GAACgtgaaaaaagaaagcatgaaAGGATTCTCAGTGAAGAACTTGTTGCTGCTGTGACATACCTCAACCAGTTCTTACCCCCAGAGCATGCAATTATATATATACCTTGGGATATGGCCAAATACACTAAAAG cAAACTTTGCAATGTCCTTGACAGACTGAATGTGATTGCAGAAAGTGTAGTGAAGAAGACTGGATTTTTTGTAAATCGACCTGATTCCTACTGCAGTATCTTGCGTCCAGATGAAAA gTGGAATGAACTGGGAGGTTGTGTTGTTTCCACTGGTCGCTTGCAG ACTGGAGTCCTTCGAACCAACTGTGTGGACTGTTTAGATCGCACTAACACAGCCCAGTTTATGGTGGGGAAATGTGCTTTGGCCTACCAATTGTATTCATTGGGATTGATTGATAAACCAAATTTGCAATTTGATACAGATGCTGTAAG ATTATTTGAGGAATTATATGAAGATCATGGGGACACTCTTTCTCTGCAGTACGGAGGCTCTCAGCTTGTCCACAGAGTAAAAACTTACAGAAAGATTGCTCCATGGACTCAGCATTCCAAAGATATTATGCAAACACTCTCAAGATACTACAGTAATGCTTTCTCAG ATGCGGACAGACAAGATTCTATCAATCTCTTTCTGGGAGTGTTCaagcctgcagaaggaaagcCACATCTCTGGGAACTTCCCactgatttttatttgcatCACAAGAACACCCTCAGTCTGTCACAGACCAGGCAAAg CTATACTTACTGGTGGACCACAGGTGTGCTAAAGCATTTGCCTCTTCCTTTTGATGAAG tGACATGTGCTGAAAACAGACGCAAGTTGACAGTGAAGAAATTCCACAAATATGACGAGGAAATTGATATCCACAATGAGTTTTTTAGGCCATATGAGTTGAGCAGTTTTGATGAGACCTTCTGCTTGGCAATGACCAATTCTACACG AGATTTTATGCCTAAGAATGTGGGAATTGATCCAAGTCCATTCACTGTTCGTAAACCTGATGAAACTGGAAAATCTGTGTTGGG GAACAAAAATAATAGAGAAGAAACTGTGCTGCAGCGCAAAACAGCTGCTAGTGCTCCTCCACCCCCAAGCGAGGAAGCAGTGTCAAGTAGTTCTGAAGATGATTCTGGGACAGATAAAGAAGATGAAGGTGCTGTTTCTCAACGTTCAACTCCAGTAAAGGTGACTGATACAGGAGACAATACAAAAATCACAGAG AATGTAGTGCAATCAACAAAAGATGTGTATGGAGTCAATCTCTCAGATATCCCTTCAGAAGATGATCTTGCAATATATGCAAG GTTTGTTCAGCTGGGACAGAGTCAGCATAAACAAGACAAGGGCAGCCAGCAATTTTGTTCAAGGCGGCCCTTGGATAAGGTCATAAATTT